Sequence from the Cydia splendana chromosome 10, ilCydSple1.2, whole genome shotgun sequence genome:
gatacgtggatgatttgattatttgttggacgggtagtatgggcctgctggatgcatttattgctgaaattaatggtaagcatccaaaaattaagtttaaaaaggaactagagcaagacaactcattgaattttctagatttaacaatcactaaagtaaacaacaggcatcagttcaaaatttaccgtaagcctacacataccgatacagttatcccggcttcttccacgcatccgtggcagcataagttggctgcttttcattgttatgtgcatagaatgttgactgtgcctctttctgatgaacactatcagattgaattaaataatatttatcacttagcagtttcgaatggttacgataagtctgttgtggatggtatcatcaggaaaaagcggaatagtatggtcaacactatgttgtatgcggcacgatcctctgaaccgattaagaaatataaagcgagcataacttatgttggcaagttgtctgatgcaatttacaaaattttgaagtctaacgacattcctgtggcctttaagacaaataatactttgcactcgaagctttgcaatggcaaagataagatcgagaatgggaaaaagtctggagtttataagcttacctgtgacgattgcaataaagtgtatgtggggcaaacgggccgtagtttcactactaggtataaagagcatgttgcgtcatatagacataaccatccagagaagtccaattttgcaaagcacttattagatacaggtcacactttatcggagaatcattcttttgatattttacatgtttgcgaaaagggattgcgtttgggtgttctggaacaactggaaataattaggtacaacaataggggcatgattcttaacgaacaattgaatgttgcgtcatcgccgttattacgaatttttccatctcactcacacttgcacggtagggggagtggtcaaggtataaatatggccgaccattctagacaggtcattccgttgccgggcgtcagaccgtcaacaactcctgaggatgcctcgtagagaggcgaaacacgtgtcgaggtttattcttttggtggtggtttgttatatttatttgcgtatttatttttgcggtgggagggtgggaatattaattgcatgtaaaaatacgcaagtaagtataacgggttagcactgattgactagcacgttatcttttcgcggattagcaaagtaatattttggttttaattagtatggatttccgcaaagtaacgcctgattctattcactagaAGAACAATAGGTAATATTGAAGCAAGAAAAATTAACCTGGAATTGCATTCAATTATTGACGTACTTACCATTTCCTTGCCTCAAATTATTGTTAAACATGCAACTTCGAGTGTAAAAACACTGGAAGTTGCATGTCTCTTGATAGTGATGGAACCGGTGTTGGTAGTGGCAGAGCAGTCACCATCAAGAGACATGCAACTTCCAGTGTAAAAACACTGGAAGTGTCTGGAAGTTGCATGTCACTTGATGGTGATGGAACCGGTGTTGGTAGTGGCAGGTGTTGCAGAACCAGGCGGTGGCGATGACACGTGGCTGCTCGTCCTCATCACGTGCTGCGTAGCTGTTCTCTGCATCGCGGCACTGCTGGCGCTATTCCTGTTTAGGTGCCGAGAGTAAGTGTCAGCCATCTATATCCTGTTAGTCTCTGCCATCTCATCTTGATTGGTCTCTGATATGATAAAACACACAATTGTTTCCTATTACGCTGATTGAAAATGCTTTATATTAACTACTCAATAGCTCTTCAAGACTTATAATTAAAAACAATAGGTAATAATACGTGGTAATACTCACTACCGTATGACATTCATGTAAGCCTTTTAGACTTTCCGAATTCCaataatatatcttatactCATTATTTTCCATTACCTACAAGGTTATCCTTGTACAGGTCCCGAGGCGCTTGCAAGAGCAGCTCAGGCAAGGCAGGAGGCTCCAACGCGCTCTACGGGGGTGCAGCCCTCGACTCCCGCGTCCTCTGGGCCGCCCTCACCCCCAGGGGTACCCGCCACTTTGTTGCTGACACATACCCCCATGATGAAACTGAAGACCATCACTACGAGTGCGTCGAACCTCCGCTATACAAGTTGGGTCCACCAGAAGACCTCGCTATAACTCGGCATTTCAACGTCGAATACGAAGATCCAGCTCCACTGATTGAAAGCTACGCTGACCGCACTGAGGAATACTTCAGAAACGGTATGGAAACCCTCCGCAGGGGAAGACCGCTGGTTTCCTCTCCTACCAGAATCGAACGACCCAACTTGCCACCTCTTAATCTTCAGCCGAGGACCCTCCGCAGGGCACCGCATTCTCGACGAGTGAGTGACGCCAACAATCCGGAGAAAGCGGCCATCTGAACCGAGGGTGGCGCGGTCTTCTCCGTCGCCGACTCTACCGATATCGACTACGATTGGCAACCTGACAGCGCCAACGTCGATCGACTCGTGTAAACTTCCGGACGTATAGGCAGCGACATACTAAAGAGGATTCCTGACGACGAATACCCTGACTCTAGTGCAAGAATTGTGTGTTTATGGTGAATATAATTTATCTTTTGGGATGGAATTCTATAAACATCTGCCTGTCTCCTTTCACCCTTCTAAGGTTGCCGTTGCCTGTATTTTCATCCATCTCACTCATCATTTGTATGAAAGAAAACGTTATGAGCCGCTTAAGCGGCCGATGGACCACTTAATTCCATTAGTTTTAGTTTTCAGTGAATGCAAAGCTTATAGTGAACAACATTTTCAGTGGCTTAGGTTTATgtaataatgttatttaaaaacgtattgCTATAAGAATCGTGACACGTTAGATTATATTGCGTTAAAACCAAGCATCTATGTCCTGTTTCCATACTACGTCACACATCATCTTTTCCAATTAATCTAGCAGGAAAGGACGGATGGTATGACACACCAGTGTTCGAAAATTGGTGCTGTTTTAGCAACTTGCCGGTAGTTCTATTTGTtgtgttaaaattatttaacttatatcatactgtaaataaaagatttatacacatattttatatttattttgtttatcaGCTGTGCAATGTAAAATGCAATGCAATTCGATTCTAGTCTTAGTAGGTACGTCTTAACTGCTACCCTGTAGTGAAATTGATGTGCAACCCTTTAGCCGTCTATCAGACTgtgattattgttttttttaggtttattagGTGAATTAAGCTTTTACTGATAAGTGCACTTTAAGTTCTGTGTTAAAAACGCCTAGGTATTTACCTTCAGATTGAGTGTCATTACTTTTTATTCCCATGACGGTTAAAGGGTTAAGTAACATCGACATTTCTAGTCAATGCGTATAAATGTCACTATGTATTTTTCACGATTGTACCCTGTACTCGATGTCTATTTCTACTCTACATTTATTAATACTGCAATTACTGCACTAGAAAAACGCGACGTATTCATATAGGCGAAACTGCGTAATGTCTGTGTTTTACATTTAATGTAATGACTGCCTTTTATACGTatcaataaattattgttttactcgtatttttgtgttatttatttccAGTAttctgcattttttttttttttttttttatggctttcCCCTCTTGTGTGTATTGGCAGGAGGGATTTTGCCAATGACGACGTTTTAAGACGTACTACGCACGATAAGAATGTTCGGTGAATAATTTTGATTTGGTGATAGGAATTGTGCTGGgaacctaaaacaaaaacatttattgttatggacatcacagacaacacatgacatatgtacagtttattagaaaaagaGCGGGAAAGGCGATAGTTTTGACAGTTAGGCAGCATGCCAACATAAGGAGAAAAATAAGAGATGGACAATAGATATAAGATGACAAGTATTATAGAAAGAGTAGAGCAAGTAAAGCCGttaaagttttatattattttcttgtATGTGTTTAAGAATAATTCCAGTGATGGGAGGATCCATGAGAACCAGAAGCGTTTGAAAATTGATAGGCCGCGGAATATTTTTCGGTAAAACATCATATAAAGAGTGGTTAAGTCTGTTGCAAGAAAAGAAAATGTGTTCCGTCGTTCCTTCGTCAAGACCGCACTCGCATAAAGAGCTATCCCGCACCCTAATTTTTGCGAGGAATACAGGAGTGCATACGTGACCCAAACGAAGCCGGCAAAGTGTAGACGTGGCCCATTTACATGCAGAGCGAAAACGGAAGAACCATGGTTTATGAGGTATAATTGGCTGTATATTTCCGTAGTGTTTTCCTACATGTCGTCTAGAGGAATCCCATAATTGTTGCCAATCGTCTCTTAAGTCACGGCGAGCTTTAATAATTAAGTCAGATGCGAGAACCATGTTGTGAGTCTCCGATCCATTGAGAGTGGCCTGCTTGGCCCACATGTCAGCATCCTCATTGCCATTAATCCCACAGTGACCCGGAATCCATACTAATGTTACCTGTAAGCCTATTTCTTCACATCTGTACAGTAATTGTTTAAGTTTCAGGATGAATGGGGaaatcattttcattttgagcTGGTTACCAGATAGGGCTTGGAGGCAGCTTTTGGCATCAGAGAAAATGATAACTTTGGGAATTTTGTGAGACTCAACATATGCAACTGCTTCCATTAAGGCAATTGATTCCCCAGTGAAGACGGAGGACTGTGAAGGACATTTATATGATAAAAGAATGCGGTATCTAGGGATCCAGATTGCTGCTCCCACACAGCTATTGAGGTTCAATTTTGATGCATCTGTGTAGATTGGTAAGTAATCTGGCCATTTTTCTAAttctttgtttaatttaatattagctCCTAGATCATTTTTATTGATATTAAAATCTAAAATTACATTTGGGCGGAAAGTTAAGCAATtatattcaaattcaaatattGGATTTTTGTCAGTGCTATAAAGTGAGGAAGGGAGGTTTTCAATTTTTCTGAAGCTGTTAATGAATCTTGGTGTTTGTTTATGAGTCCAATATGCATTTACAGATACCAAAGATGAGAGAGCCTGTAAGCGAGGAATGAGGGGGTGGCTGGATATTGAACATGCCCTCAAAACATATCGGTCTGCAAGGAGTTGCCTGCGGAGACAAAGAGGAGGATCCACACACTCCACCTGCATGCCATTCTTTGGTGAGGATCTCATGGCACCAAGGATTATCCGAAGACATTTGGCTTGGATAGCATCTAGTTTCTTGAGAGCTACTTTATTGCATGGTTCTAGAACAAATGTACCATAGTCCATTTGGCTACGAATTACGGCattgtaaataagtttttggcagtAGGGATGAGCACCCCACCAGACCCCAGAAAGGGATCGGAGCACATTAATGCCTTTTTCACACTTGTCAATGACATGCTTTAAATGTGGAACACCAGTCATTTTGGAGTCAAAAATAACACCCAGAAATTTTACACTGCTGCTGTTGGGAATAATCTGGTCTTCATATTGAAGAATAATATTAGGAATGGTATGGCAGCGCGTAAAAGTGACTGTGCAACATTTGGAGGGTGAAAGTGAAAGACCATGCTCATACAACCAGTCTTTGAGGTACACCAGGGCCTCATTCAATCTAGAAGACGCTTCATCTAAATTGTGAACTGCGGTATAGACAACCAAGTCATCGGCATATTGCAGGATGTTGCAGAAGGGGAGGACAGATTGCTCAACATCAAATGTATAAAGGTTATATAAAAGAGGGCTGAGAACGGAGCCTTGGGGGAGGCCTTGCCATACTGTTAAAGGTGGGTAGAAGGTATTCCCAGTTCTAATTTTAATGGTTCTTCCCATGAACAGCCTGCAGACAATTTGTACAATTCTCGCAGGTATGCTCAGCTGTAGCAGTTTTGCTCTGAGCAGAGAGAGTTGCACATTGTCGTAAGCAGATGAGATATCTAGGAAGCACCCAACAAGTTGCTGCTTCCTAGAGAGGGCCAGTCTAATATCAGAAGTTAAAATGGTTAAGCTGTCCAAGGTACTTCTTCCCTTGCGGAATCCAAATTGGGTATTAGCTAGAATTCCTTTATTCTCAACCAACCATTCCACTCTGTTCTTCACCAAGTGTTCAAAAATCTTTCCTATTGTTGCAGATAATGCGATAGGGCGGTAGGAAGATGCTTGGCGAGGATCTTTGCCTGGCTTCAAGATTGGGATTACTACTTGGGACTTCCAATCCTCAGGGACTTCGCCAGACATGAAGAACAAATTGAAGAGTTTTAGAAGGTGGTCTTTGGAAGGGGGGCTCAATTTTTGGATGAAGCAATACGGAATTCCATCTTCTCCAGGTGAGCTGTTACGGAGACCGGTTAGAACCATGTCAAGTTCTGAGATAGAAAAGGGGTTGTCTAATGGAACTAGATGTGAAGCGGAAACTGGATTTATACACCACTCTTCTGGGACAGATGGAGGGGCCAGTTTGTTTGCAAATTCTTCCAGCCAGGTAGAAGGATCGCAAGATGATGAGGGATCGGACTTAAAAGATCCTcgaaattttttgatatttctccAAACCAGTGAAGGTGGGGTTCTGGGATTAAGGCTTTCGCAAAATCCTTTCCATCCcttcttttttgttttgttaagaAGGCGTTTGGTTTGGGCAGAGATTTTTTTAAAAGAAGTAAAATCTGCAGTGAGTCCAGTCAAATTATACCTCCGTTCTGCATCGTCTCTCTCCTTAACTGCTGCAGTGCAGTCGGAATTCCACCAAGGTGGAGATGGTAATTTAGAACTAGAAGGTTTTTTCTTAGGAATATGATTATCAGCTGCTTCTAGAATTATAGATTTAAACAAGGAATACTTTTCAAGGGGACTTATTATATGATCTAATACTTTTAATTTATCCTCAACTTGAGCTGAGTAATTGGGCCAATCAGCCTTATCAAGCTTATATTTTAAAAGAGGTTCCGGAGATGGAAGAGGCGATACTGAAGATGGCTTAGAAATTATTATAGGAAAGTGATCACTTCCGAAAGATTGATTTAGAACTTGATAGGAGAGCAGACTAGAAAGATTAGGAGAGCAAGCAGACAGATCTAAGACCGACTTGGGGTTCTGGCCAGGGTATACTCGGTGAGTGGGAGTACcatcattaattattattacattgATATCATCAAACAGGTCAATGAGAAATGAGGAGAAAGTATCACTGTATGAAGAACCCCAAGAGGTGTTATGGCAGTTAAAATCGCCTAGGATCAGAAGGGGATGAGAGACAGAAAAAAAGAGAGTAGAGAGATCAGGaattaaatttgaatttggaTGAGGAATGTAAaccgatataatatttattccCATGACGTTAGCGGCGACAGCGTTAATTTCATTCGAATGGGGGGGAAGATGAATTTGTGTGAAGGGATATTTCCTATTAATCAGTAATGCACTACCTGCACGGCCGTCATTGCGGTCATCTCGGAGGCATGAGAACCCAGAGATCTTAAAACGGGATCCAGGTCTCAGCCATGTCTCCGAGATGGCCGCAACCGTCACAGAGTGCTCATTGATTAAGTTGATCAAATCAGATTTTTTTTGATTTACACTACGACTATTCCACTGTAGGATATTGGCCATAGGGACCTTTGATTGAAGCTAGTTCTTTTCTGATGGCAGCAAGATGATGGGCAACGTTGTTCGGTATACAGTCGCTAATCATGGCGACCCAGTTCTGCATTAGAGCTAACATAAGTGACACACTGTTGTCATTAGAGGGCTCGGTATCAAAGGGAGGAAGCGAAAGAGCGTGTCCATTTGGCAGTTGAGAAGAGGGAGTAGAAATTATATTTTGGTGTGCAACGCGGTCATAACCGGGGGACAGAGGTGTCCTAGGTCGAACGGGTCGGTATATAGTCTGGCGGCGGGATTGAGAAGCAATTGGTACGGCTTGTGAACCAGAGGGAGCCAAATCGGAAGAGAGAGTGTGACGAGGGGCTTCTGGAGCTACGGGGCTGAACATGGTATTTGTAACATCAGAGTAGGTTTTCCGAACGGTAGGAGTACGTGCCGCAGCCTCCtgataagaaatattttgttcTGACATTAACAGTTTAATCGCCTTTTGTCTACCAAATTCTGGGCAGGATTTATCTGTGGCGAGGTGGCGACCTGTGCAGAAAAGGCAGGAAATATGTTCCGGAGCAATGTTGCAGGTTTCACCGGGGTGTTTTTTGGCACATTTGAAGCACCGCGCGTCTGATCTGCATTGTGTTTGAATGTGACCAAATCGCAGACATTTCCGGCACTGAATAGTTGGCAGCACATATACTTCCACATTTAGTGATGTGTAGAATGCATAAATCTTAGCTGGTAAATTTTGTCCTTCGACTGTGACAACCACAGATTGGGTCGGGACCCATGATGGTGGACTGCCTTCTTTGAGGACCTTGCGCTGAAGGCGGCGAGCTTTTAAAATTTTGCCAGTTCCCTCTTTTAAATCAGTAGCCGAGACAAACTCCTCCATTGACCATTCTACTGGGACTCCGCGAACAAGACCCATGCGGGACACGTGGTATGACGGAATCGACGCTGTTAAGTTATTGCGAGCTAAACAGGGGTTTTCAGTTAGCTTATTGGCAGCATCTGCCGATTTGCATTCGACCGCAACGCGATTACGACCAAGAGACTTGATGCCATCTTTTTTGATGTCCGGAACGCTGTCCTTTGCGAAAATTTGTCCTATTCTGATGGGTTGGAGAGAGGACCCCGCATTAGGAGATTCAGTTACTCGTGAGATATGAACTATAAATGGGCCACTATCTTTGGTGTCGTACTTACGTGTTTCGTTATCAAGGTCGGGGTGTTTATATAAAGTGGAAATAGATGCATTGCTGATGTCACCCTGTGTTGGTCTTTTTTCATGTGGTTCACGGGACAAGTCGGTTGGTGTCAATTCCAGAGATTTAGCGTTTCTTTTCCTTATTTGAGTGTCGATATCCATTGCATCAGAATCGTTCGTCAAATCCATGGAATTGCCACCACCGGGGTCCGGCGGCTTCTCCTTCTCATGTCCTGACATCCCTGCTTTATTGACTCTCAGGCCAGGAGATTTGTATGTATTACAGTTTAGAAATAACTAATGTTGTTAATAAACCGTCACCAAGTATACGTAAGGAAGGAAAGTAATAATAAAGGATAATAACCTAAAAACCGTACAGACTCACTCAATGCGCTTCTGTCCTCCATATCAGTATTCTGCATTGGTTATGGTTAATAACGCGCCAAAGACGTCAAAAGACGCGAACGGTTACAGTGTAATATTATAATGAAGGATCGTTCtctcatacaaattttgaatttcgcgcctttctACATGCTTGCCagagtcacagaataaataatagtactaccgtacagagcggctaccgcgaaaaccgaaattcgtaaattgcggggatctttctcttttactccaatgaaggcgtaattagagtgacagagaaaaatgcccgcaatttgcgaacttcgattttcgcggttatagcccagaaaggaaacttcctacaaaaccgaagtttgacagcggtcaGGGTCGACCATAGATAGGGGTCGACTCATATAATCCCTttttaatatatggcactatccctttcggctatttagggttacccgaagggaggagtttcgcacccctgccagAGGATAGGGTTCCGATGCCAACTCCATGGAACCCCAAGCACAAACAAATACATTCCTGAACGAAAAGTTCCTGTCATGTTTAGCTGTCAAACTGACAGATAAAAATTGACGCGACGCCGTATGCTTGCTAGGGCATTTAcggaattattattttaatgataaatTAATATGACTAGATATCTGTAGCTTCATAAGTGACTAGTAAATATTGAAACATAATAGTTTAATTAGTGTTAAACTATAACGCAACAAAATGGCCGACGACGTGATAAAGCACTCCGTTCACACTTTGGTGTTCAGATCGTTAAAGAGGTCTCACGATATGTTCCTGGCTAACCAGGGAATGCTGCCGCCGATTGATGAGAAAGCGTGAGTACACAACTCATAATTACATTCAGAAAGTACAAAGATTTTTGACGATGAAACCATTCTAGGTTATATTTTGGAAAATGTTTACCCTCAACTTTGAGCTCAAACTTCGATAATTGTACGTGAAAGTAGTAGTATAAAAGAACATGCGAACGTGTTCCTTTGAATGTATGTTCTCAAGTTTCAACTCCTGCTGTGTAATTTTTCTAACTAGTTATTTTCTAACTATAAACATTTAATCTTATTTATTAATTAGATCTGAACAATTTATACTGTTGACTATGCTATGGTTCTTTCCTTGCATTAGTAAAGTTCCTTGAATTGATATTCTTGAGGACTAGAGAACCTTATCATCATTAGTTGAATTGTTTttaacaatacaataaaaatataacatcaTTCACCATTGTAATTTGGTAGAATGTTGTTTCATTGACAATATTAACTGTTTTAAATGTTGCAGTGAGAAAATCCTAAAGTCTGTGAAGGCCAGAGACGGCTATGGGCAAGTAATGGTGGCCGTGCAGAAGGCTCAAGCAGTCAAGCAGCAGGAGGTGATGAGCCGGCCGGAGACACCACATGATACAGGTATGACAACATTACAGAGCAGCAAAGGTAGTATCCTACACCATCCTTGAATCCATCAGCAAACGTCGTACACTAAATAGGGAAGTGATTGTACAGTGGATACCTTCTCATGTTGGCATCATGGGTTACGAGGAGGCCGACCGAGCAGCAAAACTAACCGACGGTATTCCATACCGTTGTCTACCAGTACACAGCGAAGTACTAGGTAAAGTTAGGATTAGTTGCAGGCATATGTGGAATGAATACTTTGATAAGCGGTCTCTCACTAAAGGAATCTGGTACCGAACAGTTCAATGTCAGCCCCCTCAGGTCCCGTGGTTTGACATAAAGCTAAGCAGGAAACAGGTAGTATCACTCCTCAGGCTTCGTTCCGGGCACAATCCATCAAACAAATTCAAGCACCTGATGAAACTAGCGGCTTCACCAAATTGCCAGGAGTGCAATAAAATAGAAGATGTTCACTATGTGTTGATGGAATGTGTCCGTAATGAGGCGCTGAGGAGTGACATGACATTTATTCAATCTACCAACATAGGTAGTTGCAACATCGTCCTGGCATCAGACGAGGCCAGGTTGATCtgcaaactatacttaaatgtgATGTAGAGGTGTAGGTAATACTTCACTACTACATCATTATTACTATTAGATCTCATTACGGGGGTGACATCGTCACTGCGTGACAAATAcccttaaaaataaattaaaaaaaaaaggtagtATGACACTGTTATTTATGAAATGAAAGGGTGGTATCGATTGTAGATACTATTTAattctataatattttttacagtacatatggtgttaCTTTAGGTGACTATTGTCGAAAATTTTAatggccatatgtactgtaaaatgttgTATGTATGTGCAAATAGGTAATTCctattttttttcctatttttcgcacttgtatcgtactGTACtattcaaatcaaatcaaatcaaaatcaaatcaaaaatatactttattcatgtaggcctagcaacaagctcttatgaatcgtaattaatcttaatctaattatcagagcaatttattgatgttaatattattccataataaaattggattattatacatatcaaatttaacactaagaatttcacaaaagaatcgtcaaacattaaaaagattgtataaaaaaatactagtctagaatttctagaataaaatctaaatgtcaaaaaaaagcataagtaacaaaagaagtagatagtattacatcggaatatccatttcctcatcaataatcaaatgtacctaataaataaataatcatttcgaataacaattaatcccacgttgtaatatcattcatgtagtcttgtgtggtataataagctttagaaataagtttacgctttacataattcttaaatttattaatagataattcagtaatatggtttggaagtttattataaaatcttacacaattacccatgaatgattttttaattttatggagccgagtgaagggcactgcgagcttatgtttatttctagtattaatattatgaatttcacaatttttcctaaaatttacaatatttttatgtacatacagaatattctcataaatgtattgacagtgcactgtcattatgtcaatttccttaaatttatctctaagtgagtctctatggttcattttgtatattgctcgaatagccctcttctgcagctATTATCTAGCTATTATCTTCTTCTTCAgcaaaaattattattttgtgaGATGATGATTATCTATTTGGGCGACAAACATCATTTTTGAGTAGATGGCATTAAAACTGAGCAAAACTGTCGCACATTGCCTTTACATTGTGGTTAGATCATGATGAAAATTGAccattaaacatgtaatgtagTTATTAACTGTAGAAAATTGACTTGGCCATTTTTGATCATTAAAAAGTATCCAGTTACCTAATCATGTACTTTATTGCTTCCAACAGAAATTGCAGAATCAGCAGCTCTAGGCTCCGACGGTGCCATGCTCCCGTTCACAGGGCCCGCGCCGTCCCCCGCGCCCACATCCACTGCTCTCGCGCCCCGGAAACCACCCACCATGCCCAAACCCAAGTGGCATGCTCCGTGGAAACTGTTCAGAGTTATATCGGGCCATCTTGGCTGGGTGCGGTGTGTTGCTGTTGAGCCAGGGAACGAGTGGTTTGCTACAGGTAAACTTTTGATTATTCTGTTGGTCCTTTAGTCTGCTTTACTACTTAAATTATTCCATTCATCTTGTATTCAGAATAAATTATGTATTATGAAAGTAGAAtcatccatcatcatcatcatcatcatcattattcttaaGAGCCTGGTTCTTGTCGctggagtaatcgccattccgttcttctctctgccactgttttgagctcctgatacgtCACTACGTTGATTTTCCATAATTCAGGAATACCTACACTCATGCTCTGCACACATGCCATTGCTAGGATTTGAGCCAAGGACCCCAAGATATGTAAGCAGGACCTACCAACTAGCTAAAGTGATCATTAAAATGATTACAAGATGATGAATAGAATGAAATAGGTGATAAATGGGAACCCTTACCTGTAGATTCAATCGT
This genomic interval carries:
- the LOC134794148 gene encoding uncharacterized protein LOC134794148 isoform X2, giving the protein MTCGSECMSLGPPPDSILYLPPPPLPAFLANAANLTPPCRASKCPPQNNEENSLFPGVEYHELPRHVAGVAEPGGGDDTWLLVLITCCVAVLCIAALLALFLFRCRESRGACKSSSGKAGGSNALYGGAALDSRVLWAALTPRGTRHFVADTYPHDETEDHHYECVEPPLYKLGPPEDLAITRHFNVEYEDPAPLIESYADRTEEYFRNGMETLRRGRPLVSSPTRIERPNLPPLNLQPRTLRRAPHSRRVSDANNPEKAAI
- the LOC134794148 gene encoding uncharacterized protein LOC134794148 isoform X4 — protein: MTCGSECMSLGPPPDSILYLPPPPLPAFLANAANLTPPCRASKCPPQNNEENSLFPGVEYHELPRHEPGGGDDTWLLVLITCCVAVLCIAALLALFLFRCRESRGACKSSSGKAGGSNALYGGAALDSRVLWAALTPRGTRHFVADTYPHDETEDHHYECVEPPLYKLGPPEDLAITRHFNVEYEDPAPLIESYADRTEEYFRNGMETLRRGRPLVSSPTRIERPNLPPLNLQPRTLRRAPHSRRVSDANNPEKAAI
- the LOC134794148 gene encoding uncharacterized protein LOC134794148 isoform X3, whose amino-acid sequence is MTCGSECMSLGPPPDSILYLPPPPLPAFLANAANLTPPCRASKCPPQNNEENSLFPGVEYHELPRHEPGGGDDTWLLVLITCCVAVLCIAALLALFLFRCRELSLYRSRGACKSSSGKAGGSNALYGGAALDSRVLWAALTPRGTRHFVADTYPHDETEDHHYECVEPPLYKLGPPEDLAITRHFNVEYEDPAPLIESYADRTEEYFRNGMETLRRGRPLVSSPTRIERPNLPPLNLQPRTLRRAPHSRRVSDANNPEKAAI
- the LOC134794148 gene encoding uncharacterized protein LOC134794148 isoform X1, coding for MTCGSECMSLGPPPDSILYLPPPPLPAFLANAANLTPPCRASKCPPQNNEENSLFPGVEYHELPRHVAGVAEPGGGDDTWLLVLITCCVAVLCIAALLALFLFRCRELSLYRSRGACKSSSGKAGGSNALYGGAALDSRVLWAALTPRGTRHFVADTYPHDETEDHHYECVEPPLYKLGPPEDLAITRHFNVEYEDPAPLIESYADRTEEYFRNGMETLRRGRPLVSSPTRIERPNLPPLNLQPRTLRRAPHSRRVSDANNPEKAAI